A stretch of the Methylacidiphilum caldifontis genome encodes the following:
- the folE2 gene encoding GTP cyclohydrolase FolE2, with the protein MKNTTTISLADCQSQKDHRKIKINRVGVKGLKYPIEVRDKNFESQHTVATVSLMVDLPHHFKGTHMSRFVEVLNSHGRMVHVSNVFSIVHELQKKLHAETAHIILEFPYFIEKKAPVTGSKGLVDYWVRFEAAAYLNETDFVMWVTVPVTTLCPCSKAISERGAHNQRGYVSVALRFNHTIWIEDVIEMVESSASSPIYSLLKRPDEKYVTEQAFDNPVFVEDLVRNVALRFNANQDIFWYRIEAENMESIHNHAAYACVEKGELP; encoded by the coding sequence ATGAAGAATACCACAACGATATCTCTGGCTGATTGTCAAAGTCAAAAAGACCATAGGAAAATTAAGATAAATAGGGTAGGGGTTAAAGGGCTTAAATATCCGATAGAGGTTCGAGATAAAAATTTCGAGAGCCAGCATACGGTCGCGACTGTGTCTCTTATGGTTGATCTGCCGCATCATTTTAAAGGCACCCATATGAGTCGGTTTGTAGAAGTCCTTAATTCCCATGGCCGAATGGTTCATGTAAGCAATGTTTTTTCAATCGTTCATGAACTTCAAAAGAAATTGCATGCTGAAACGGCCCATATTATTCTTGAGTTTCCCTATTTCATAGAAAAAAAAGCACCGGTAACCGGTTCAAAAGGGCTAGTCGATTATTGGGTTAGGTTCGAAGCGGCTGCATATCTTAATGAGACCGATTTTGTAATGTGGGTTACTGTTCCTGTGACGACTTTATGCCCTTGTTCAAAGGCGATTAGTGAGCGTGGAGCCCACAACCAGCGGGGTTATGTTTCAGTCGCTTTAAGATTTAACCATACAATTTGGATCGAAGATGTCATTGAGATGGTTGAATCCTCGGCAAGTAGTCCTATTTATTCTCTTCTCAAGAGACCCGATGAAAAGTATGTGACGGAGCAGGCTTTTGATAATCCGGTATTTGTAGAAGATCTTGTTCGTAATGTTGCTCTTAGGTTCAATGCCAACCAAGACATTTTCTGGTATAGAATTGAAGCTGAAAACATGGAAAGTATTCATAACCATGCCGCTTATGCCTGTGTGGAAAAAGGAGAATTACCCTAG
- a CDS encoding retropepsin-like aspartic protease — translation MSKTLGSKTRILLLLICFWTIFILLSLFFCLDLWAIQPKSKSGNPDNKKAKDYKLKGLYSFYSNHNSVAIKYLKKSLLSTAEDKELCELVALAYLRQNDNQEAAFWFEKAKLWSMASFYRQISHPFEVLPGCESAQLAFMDSSYPFYPIVEVKMNNQSFLFLIDTGSSTTLVDMQLAHKLGINGKEHSQLVLSNGKQTKALLGTIESMSLGQWVIKNVPVLIVEELHRKSNGKECNFQGVLGMDFLSRFNLLLDYPARKVKFHRKNRHAAGLVPAGSRLVAKIPLLLSPQGLCLLQGKCNSKVIFFLFDTGSRDYPLEFYKESSKEFKFSEGSSGYLLDHLHFGSITIHKAKGIFTSVPFGISYPAEIPFCGIIGNSLFHRYKVLLDFDRMVMELFL, via the coding sequence TTGAGCAAAACATTAGGTTCTAAAACAAGAATATTATTATTGTTAATCTGTTTTTGGACAATCTTTATTTTGCTTTCTCTTTTTTTTTGCCTGGATTTGTGGGCAATTCAACCAAAAAGCAAGTCAGGGAACCCAGACAATAAAAAGGCAAAAGACTATAAACTCAAAGGGCTCTATTCTTTTTATTCTAATCACAACAGTGTTGCCATTAAGTATTTAAAGAAAAGTTTGTTATCAACAGCTGAAGATAAAGAACTGTGCGAACTCGTTGCCTTAGCCTATCTAAGGCAAAACGACAATCAAGAGGCAGCCTTTTGGTTTGAAAAGGCAAAACTCTGGTCTATGGCTTCTTTTTATAGGCAGATAAGCCATCCTTTTGAAGTTTTGCCCGGTTGTGAAAGCGCTCAATTGGCTTTCATGGACTCGTCCTATCCTTTTTATCCCATTGTCGAGGTGAAGATGAACAACCAGAGCTTTTTATTTTTGATCGATACGGGTTCTTCAACAACTCTTGTGGATATGCAGCTAGCACATAAGCTGGGAATAAATGGAAAAGAACATTCGCAGTTAGTTTTGAGTAATGGTAAGCAAACAAAGGCCCTGTTGGGTACGATTGAGAGTATGAGTTTAGGACAATGGGTAATCAAAAATGTTCCCGTTCTTATTGTTGAGGAACTGCATCGAAAATCGAATGGCAAAGAGTGTAATTTTCAAGGTGTTCTAGGGATGGATTTTTTGTCTCGGTTCAATCTTCTTTTGGATTATCCGGCTCGTAAGGTTAAATTTCATAGAAAAAATAGACATGCAGCAGGTCTTGTTCCAGCAGGGTCTAGGCTCGTTGCAAAAATTCCTTTATTGCTCAGTCCTCAAGGACTTTGTCTGCTACAAGGAAAATGCAACTCCAAGGTCATTTTCTTTCTTTTTGATACCGGTTCAAGAGATTATCCCCTGGAATTCTATAAGGAGTCGAGCAAAGAGTTTAAGTTCTCAGAGGGATCTTCAGGTTATCTTTTGGATCATTTACATTTTGGTTCAATAACGATCCATAAAGCAAAGGGCATTTTTACTTCAGTTCCTTTCGGAATATCTTATCCAGCAGAAATCCCTTTCTGCGGGATAATCGGCAATAGTTTGTTTCACCGCTACAAAGTGCTGTTGGATTTTGATAGAATGGTCATGGAACTTTTTTTATAA
- a CDS encoding HAD family hydrolase, translated as MEKHSVYPPWAALFDWDGVIVDSLKQHEKSWSLLAAELGKEIDQDFMEKTFGMKNEKIISEYLGWAQNLDEINRLAKRKEELYKKIVTEEGLHLVKGIKDFLFSLKEKNIPMAICSSTTKTNISFVLQQLGLSSYFGQFVCAEDVKESKPSPMPYLLTAQKLRYPPSHCVVFEDAPVGVESAIAAGMHVVALTTTRPKKSLERADIVVDGWEELSIEKIEALVDHNSLSYHS; from the coding sequence ATGGAAAAACATTCAGTCTATCCTCCATGGGCTGCTCTTTTCGATTGGGATGGGGTCATCGTTGACTCTTTAAAACAGCATGAAAAAAGTTGGAGCCTTCTTGCAGCCGAATTAGGTAAAGAGATCGACCAGGATTTTATGGAAAAAACATTTGGAATGAAAAATGAAAAGATCATTTCTGAATATCTAGGCTGGGCTCAAAACTTGGATGAGATTAACCGACTTGCAAAAAGAAAAGAAGAGCTCTACAAAAAAATTGTAACTGAAGAAGGACTTCATCTGGTAAAAGGGATAAAAGACTTTCTTTTCTCTTTAAAAGAGAAAAATATTCCCATGGCTATATGCTCTTCGACAACAAAAACCAACATTTCATTTGTGTTACAACAACTTGGGCTTAGCTCTTATTTTGGGCAGTTCGTCTGCGCTGAAGATGTCAAGGAAAGCAAACCCAGTCCCATGCCCTATCTCTTAACGGCCCAGAAACTGCGTTATCCGCCAAGCCATTGTGTCGTGTTTGAAGATGCCCCTGTTGGGGTAGAGTCCGCAATCGCTGCCGGAATGCATGTAGTCGCTTTGACAACCACAAGACCCAAAAAAAGCTTGGAAAGAGCGGATATCGTTGTTGACGGATGGGAAGAGTTATCAATAGAAAAAATTGAGGCTTTGGTTGATCACAACTCTTTATCTTATCATAGCTAA